A single genomic interval of Methylobacterium bullatum harbors:
- the slt_1 gene encoding Soluble lytic murein transglycosylase — MAFWTRSYRAALPVSLAVALAGTTMWIGPASVFPVAAGQGDDIVTRPSSDAVAPSVLVPDSKAAATDAVAADALKLDDRSAETVPSKALPAAAKAYASADPEAPIAFPLPDAAMTPAAPVPEVPDPARAAQVAPDVDLPALRQAIDAYRRGKVSEGDRLRDGFTDPAALALLEWVAIRAGSGIGFERTVSFTRANPDWPAGPLLRRRAEEALLTERKNPATVRAFFAGGRPASAPGKFALALAFRADALDEDAASLVRELWRSETFGRALETKVMDAFPGVLTRVDHRFRMERALLKEDYESAGRAAAYAGGGYASLVRARRAVEDKSSSAASALNAVPPSLRSDPSYILSRAQYLRRADKPVEAAAILATAPTNGDVLVDGDEWWVERRIVARKLIDLGNPGLAYEVAAGHSGRTVEKRIEAEFHAGWIALRFLDDPAKASSHFAKAATIAETPISLARVAYWQGRAAEAAGDAGLAKTFYERAALQPIAYYGQLARAKLGQASLPLRVVSELEPAAATAFENRLTTRALRMLEAASLKDLALPLYIDTANRLTNPAEISALGNLAVDVRNSRALVAIGKLAVQRGLPLDAHAYPTIGIPDYEASAAVPLVEKAMVFAIARQESQFDPRAQSSVGARGLMQMMPATAQRTARRVSASYDQDRLTSDPAYNARLGQAHLGELMEDWRGSYILAFASYNAGGGNVKKWIDAYGDPRRTGVDPIDWVERIPFTETRNYVQRVMENLQVYRSRLEGKSALLIEGDLQRGAR, encoded by the coding sequence ATGGCGTTCTGGACGCGCTCATATCGTGCCGCCCTCCCCGTGTCCCTCGCCGTCGCCTTGGCGGGGACGACGATGTGGATCGGCCCGGCCTCGGTTTTCCCCGTGGCGGCCGGCCAGGGGGACGATATCGTCACTCGGCCGTCGAGCGACGCCGTCGCCCCCTCCGTCCTGGTGCCGGACAGTAAGGCCGCCGCCACCGACGCGGTCGCGGCCGATGCCTTGAAGCTCGACGATCGCAGCGCCGAGACCGTGCCGAGCAAGGCCCTGCCCGCCGCCGCCAAGGCCTATGCCTCCGCCGATCCGGAAGCGCCGATCGCCTTCCCGCTTCCCGATGCGGCGATGACTCCGGCCGCCCCCGTGCCGGAGGTGCCCGACCCCGCCCGCGCGGCCCAGGTGGCGCCCGATGTCGATCTCCCCGCTTTGCGCCAGGCCATCGACGCCTATCGGCGCGGCAAGGTGTCCGAGGGCGACCGCCTGCGCGACGGCTTCACCGATCCCGCGGCCCTTGCGCTGCTCGAATGGGTGGCGATCCGCGCCGGCTCCGGCATCGGCTTCGAGCGCACCGTCTCCTTCACCCGGGCGAACCCGGACTGGCCGGCGGGTCCGCTCCTGCGCCGCCGCGCCGAGGAGGCGCTTCTCACCGAGCGCAAGAACCCGGCGACCGTGCGCGCCTTCTTCGCCGGGGGGCGCCCCGCGAGTGCTCCCGGCAAGTTCGCCCTCGCCCTCGCCTTCCGGGCGGACGCCCTCGACGAGGACGCCGCCTCCCTGGTCCGCGAACTGTGGCGCTCCGAGACCTTCGGGCGCGCCCTCGAGACCAAGGTGATGGACGCCTTTCCGGGTGTCCTCACCCGCGTCGATCACCGCTTCCGCATGGAGCGCGCCCTCCTGAAGGAGGATTACGAGTCGGCCGGCCGGGCCGCTGCCTATGCCGGCGGCGGCTACGCCAGTCTGGTGCGGGCTCGCCGCGCCGTGGAGGACAAGAGTTCCTCGGCGGCTTCCGCGCTCAACGCCGTGCCGCCGTCGCTCCGCAGCGACCCGTCCTACATCTTGTCGCGGGCGCAATATCTCCGCCGGGCTGACAAGCCGGTGGAGGCCGCCGCGATCCTCGCCACCGCACCCACTAACGGCGACGTCCTGGTGGATGGCGACGAATGGTGGGTCGAGCGCCGGATCGTCGCCCGCAAGCTCATCGATCTCGGCAATCCGGGCCTCGCCTACGAGGTCGCCGCCGGCCATAGCGGCCGCACGGTGGAGAAGCGGATCGAGGCCGAGTTCCATGCAGGCTGGATCGCCCTGCGCTTCCTCGACGATCCGGCCAAGGCCTCCAGCCATTTCGCCAAGGCCGCGACCATCGCCGAGACACCGATCTCGCTCGCCCGTGTCGCCTATTGGCAGGGCCGCGCCGCCGAGGCGGCGGGTGATGCGGGCCTCGCCAAGACGTTCTACGAGCGCGCGGCGCTTCAGCCGATCGCCTATTACGGGCAACTCGCCCGGGCGAAGCTCGGCCAGGCGAGCCTGCCGCTCCGCGTCGTCTCGGAACTCGAGCCCGCCGCCGCGACGGCGTTCGAGAACCGCCTGACCACGCGGGCCCTGCGCATGCTCGAGGCGGCTTCGCTCAAGGATCTGGCGCTGCCGCTCTACATCGACACGGCGAACCGCCTCACCAACCCGGCCGAAATCAGCGCGCTCGGCAACCTCGCCGTCGATGTGAGAAATTCCCGCGCCCTTGTGGCCATCGGCAAGCTCGCGGTCCAGCGCGGACTGCCCCTCGACGCCCATGCCTACCCGACCATCGGCATTCCCGATTACGAGGCCTCCGCCGCCGTTCCCCTGGTGGAAAAGGCCATGGTCTTCGCCATCGCCCGCCAGGAAAGCCAGTTCGATCCGCGCGCCCAATCCAGCGTCGGCGCCCGCGGGCTGATGCAGATGATGCCGGCCACCGCCCAGCGCACGGCACGGCGGGTCAGCGCCTCCTACGACCAGGACCGCCTCACCAGCGATCCCGCCTACAATGCCCGCCTCGGCCAGGCCCATCTCGGCGAGCTGATGGAAGATTGGCGCGGCTCCTACATCCTCGCCTTCGCCTCCTACAATGCCGGCGGCGGCAACGTGAAGAAGTGGATCGACGCCTACGGCGATCCGCGCCGGACCGGGGTCGATCCCATCGACTGGGTCGAGCGCATCCCCTTCACCGAGACCCGCAACTACGTCCAGCGCGTGATGGAGAACCTGCAGGTCTATCGCAGCCGGCTGGAAGGCA
- the pyrE gene encoding Orotate phosphoribosyltransferase has product MTPDAVLAEFREAGALLEGHFVLSSGLHSGVFLQKMAIFSDPVRTERLCKALAEAIVARFGPVDIVVSPAIGGIVPGYETARHLGARAIFVERDPGGPFSLRRGFSISAGQRAVIVEDIVTTGLSARECLASLQAEAGEIIGAACLIDRSGGRGEIGLPLVSLVTLDIPVYPADALPPELAALPAVKPGSRIKNHGSSQAE; this is encoded by the coding sequence ATGACGCCAGACGCGGTGCTCGCGGAATTCCGCGAGGCGGGTGCCCTGCTCGAAGGTCATTTTGTCCTCAGTTCCGGGCTCCATTCCGGTGTCTTCCTGCAGAAGATGGCGATCTTCTCCGACCCGGTCCGGACGGAGCGCCTGTGCAAGGCCCTGGCGGAGGCCATCGTCGCCCGCTTCGGCCCCGTCGACATCGTCGTGTCTCCCGCCATCGGTGGCATCGTGCCCGGCTATGAGACGGCGCGCCATCTCGGGGCGCGCGCCATCTTCGTCGAACGCGATCCCGGAGGGCCATTCTCCCTTCGTCGCGGCTTCAGCATCTCAGCCGGCCAGCGCGCGGTGATCGTGGAGGATATCGTGACCACGGGCCTCTCCGCCCGCGAATGCCTCGCCTCCCTCCAGGCCGAAGCCGGGGAGATCATCGGCGCGGCTTGCCTCATCGACCGCTCGGGCGGGCGCGGCGAGATCGGCCTTCCCCTGGTCTCCCTGGTCACCCTCGACATTCCGGTCTATCCTGCGGACGCGTTGCCGCCGGAACTCGCCGCGCTGCCCGCCGTCAAGCCGGGTAGCCGAATTAAGAATCACGGCTCATCTCAAGCAGAATAG
- the dapA gene encoding 4-hydroxy-tetrahydrodipicolinate synthase — protein MTDTTTQRLKGAMTALATPFRGGAFDEDAFRKFVVWQIEQGIHGLVPVGTTGETPTLSHDEHDRVVAACIAETAGRVPVIAGAGSNSTAEAVERAVNAEKAGADAVLVVTPYYNKPTQAGLYAHFKAVNDAIGIPIIIYNIPPRSVIDMSVETMARLYELKNIAGVKDATAKLDRVSLQRQAMGEDFIQLSGEDATAIGFNAQGGVGCISVVSNVAPRLCAKLQEATLSGDYATALRFQDQLLPLHVGLFAESNPSPVKYALSRLGHMSDEVRLPLLTVSDATKGIVDSALRHAGLIDG, from the coding sequence ATGACCGACACCACGACCCAACGCCTCAAGGGCGCCATGACCGCCCTCGCCACGCCGTTTCGCGGCGGCGCCTTCGACGAGGACGCCTTCCGCAAATTCGTGGTCTGGCAGATCGAGCAGGGCATCCATGGCCTCGTGCCCGTGGGCACCACCGGCGAGACGCCGACCCTGAGCCATGACGAGCACGACCGTGTCGTGGCCGCCTGCATCGCCGAGACAGCCGGCCGCGTACCGGTGATCGCGGGGGCGGGCTCCAATTCCACGGCCGAGGCCGTGGAGCGCGCCGTCAATGCGGAGAAGGCCGGCGCGGACGCCGTGCTCGTGGTGACGCCCTACTACAACAAGCCGACGCAGGCGGGGCTCTACGCGCATTTCAAGGCCGTCAACGACGCCATCGGCATCCCGATCATCATCTACAATATTCCCCCGCGTTCGGTGATCGACATGAGCGTGGAGACCATGGCGCGGCTGTATGAGCTCAAGAATATCGCCGGGGTGAAGGATGCTACGGCCAAGCTCGACCGTGTCAGCCTGCAGCGCCAAGCCATGGGTGAAGACTTCATCCAGCTTTCAGGCGAAGATGCGACGGCGATTGGATTCAATGCCCAGGGCGGCGTCGGCTGCATCTCGGTGGTCTCGAACGTCGCACCGCGCCTCTGCGCCAAGTTGCAGGAAGCGACGCTGTCGGGCGATTACGCCACGGCTCTGCGGTTTCAGGACCAGTTGCTGCCGCTGCATGTGGGATTGTTCGCGGAATCGAACCCGTCGCCGGTGAAATATGCCCTGTCGCGGCTCGGCCACATGAGCGACGAGGTGCGCCTGCCGCTCCTCACGGTCAGCGATGCCACCAAGGGCATCGTCGATTCCGCCTTGCGCCATGCCGGACTGATCGACGGCTGA
- the smpB gene encoding SsrA-binding protein, protein MAPKPQDTRRVVADNRAARFHYEISDVLEAGIALTGTEVKSLRKGKAAIGEAYAGPSGDELFLFNAYIPEYLEANRFNHETKRPRRLLLHRKQINKLIGATKREGYTVVPLKIYFNEQGRAKIELGLGRGKKLHDKRESAKERDWERDRARIMRDKG, encoded by the coding sequence ATGGCTCCCAAACCGCAAGACACCCGCCGCGTCGTCGCCGACAACCGCGCCGCCCGCTTCCACTACGAGATCTCGGACGTCCTTGAGGCGGGCATCGCTCTGACCGGAACTGAGGTCAAATCCCTGCGCAAGGGCAAGGCGGCCATCGGCGAGGCCTATGCCGGCCCGTCGGGCGACGAGCTGTTCCTGTTCAACGCCTACATCCCGGAATATCTCGAAGCCAACCGCTTCAACCACGAGACCAAGCGCCCGCGCCGCCTGCTGCTCCACCGCAAGCAGATCAACAAGCTCATCGGCGCGACGAAGCGCGAGGGCTACACGGTGGTGCCGCTGAAGATCTACTTCAACGAGCAGGGCCGCGCGAAGATCGAACTCGGTCTGGGCCGGGGAAAGAAGCTCCACGACAAGCGTGAGAGCGCCAAGGAGCGCGACTGGGAGCGCGACCGCGCCCGGATCATGCGCGACAAGGGCTGA